The Terriglobales bacterium genome includes the window GCAGTGGCCCGCTCTGTGTCTCGGCCATGGCGCCGCATTGTACAAGGTTTCGCGGCCGCCCGGCCCTCTCGCGGTCAGCCGCCCAGGCGGAACCAGGTCTTGGCGTGCAGCCAACTGGATTCGTTGCCGATGAGCAGCGCCGGCGCCGCCTGCGAGACCAGCAGCCGCGGCGCGCGCGTCTCCGCCGGCAGGTCGAAGACCAGCACCGTGGTGTAGGACGTATCGGGCAGCAGCGGCTGGGCGAGCGGCGTGGATCCCACTCCCGACTCCGCCAGCGCCTGCTCCGCTTCCCGCGACTCCGGGAAGCGCCGCCCTTGCTCGTCCACCACCTCCACAAGGCGCGCGTCCGGCGTGAGCGGCGCCGTCTTGGGACGCCAGGGAGCGGTGGTGCTGCCGTCGAACCAGGTGCGCAGCGTGACCACGTAGTAGGTCCCGCGCGCCGAGAGCGGATGCGCCGGACCGCCCACCGTCTTCTCCTGCTTCACCTCCACCACCGCGTAAGCGGCGTGGCAGTCCATCGCGCACAGGTACTTGTTCTCGCCCGACGCCAGCACCGTTTCGCGGCTGGCAAGGGAGAACCCCACCAGCACGGCCAGGTAAGCCACCATCACCGCCAGCATGGCGACGGCGGTGCGCCCCGCCCAGCGCCAGCGCCGCCGGATCACGAAGCAGAGCCCCGCCGACGCTCCCATGGCCAGCAGCAGCGCCGTGCCCAGGTAGAGCAGCACCGCCAGGTGCGCTTCCAGGTTGCCGTCCAGGTTCATGCCCGCGGGTCCGAAGATCGCCTCTTTCACGGCAGGCCTCCTTGCAAGCCGGCTCCGTCCGAGCCGGTCATCTCGGTCTTGATCATGCCGTAGCGCCGGTCGCGGCGGTGGAAGGCGGCCAGCGCCGCCTCCAGGTCGCGCGGGCGGAACTCCGGCCACATCTGCGGCAGGAAGAACAGTTCGGCGTAGGCGCACTCCCAGAGCAGGAAGTCGGAGAGACGCTGCTCGCCGCCGGTGCGGATCAGCAGGTCCACGTCGGGAGCGCAGTCGTCGTGCTGGGCGGCGGCCAGGCTGCGGCGGAAGTCCTCGCGGCCGCGCGGGCTCCCGCGGCGGCGAGCGGCGCGCACGATGGCGTCGCGCGCCGAATAATCCACCGCCAGGCGCAGCCGCAGGCGGCGCCCCTTCGCGGTGGCGCGCTCCGCCAGCGCGATGGCGGCGCGCAGCCGCGGCGAGAGCCGGTCGCGCCGCCCGATCACCGCCATGCGCACGCCCTCGGCGGCGCACTCCGCCTTCTCCCCCAGCAGGTACTGCTCCAGCAGGGCCATCAGCGCCGCCACCTCCTCCGGCGGCCGCCCCCAGTTGTCGCTGGAGAAGCCGAACAGGGTCAGCGTGTGGATGCCCAGGGCGGGCGCCGCCCGGATCACCGCCCGCGCCGCCTCCGCTCCCGCCCGGTGTCCCGCCACCCGCGGCAGTCCCTGGCCCACCGCCCAGCGCCCGTTGCCGTCCATCACCAGGGCCGCGTGCAATCCGTGTTGAGTACTTTGCATGGTAAAGTAATCGCTCATAAGAAAAGCCGGCGTCGCCGCCGGCCCGCCGCCTACCCCCGGGTCGCCCGGATCAAGCCTTCCATCTCGTCCAAGTACTTCTCCAGGGCGCGCCGCCCCGCCGCCGTCAGCCGGTAGTCGGTGCGCGGCGTCCGCCCCGCGAAGTACTTGCTGCAGGCGATGTAGCCGCCCTCCTCCAGCTTGCGCGCGTGCACGCTGAGGTTGCCGTCGCTGGCCCGCAGCAGCCGTTTCAGGTCGTTGAAGCTGAGCGTGTCGTTCACCGCCAGCGCGCTCAGTACGCCCAGCCGCATGCGCTCGTGGATCAGCCGGTCGAGCTGGGGGACGGCGCGCGTCGCCGCTGGACGCGCGATCCGCTCCGCTCTTCCCCGCTGCAGTGCCCGCGCGCTAGCCCCCATACTTCCTCGCGATCACTCCGCCGAAGATCAGATG containing:
- the uppS gene encoding polyprenyl diphosphate synthase translates to MQSTQHGLHAALVMDGNGRWAVGQGLPRVAGHRAGAEAARAVIRAAPALGIHTLTLFGFSSDNWGRPPEEVAALMALLEQYLLGEKAECAAEGVRMAVIGRRDRLSPRLRAAIALAERATAKGRRLRLRLAVDYSARDAIVRAARRRGSPRGREDFRRSLAAAQHDDCAPDVDLLIRTGGEQRLSDFLLWECAYAELFFLPQMWPEFRPRDLEAALAAFHRRDRRYGMIKTEMTGSDGAGLQGGLP
- a CDS encoding transcriptional regulator; protein product: MGASARALQRGRAERIARPAATRAVPQLDRLIHERMRLGVLSALAVNDTLSFNDLKRLLRASDGNLSVHARKLEEGGYIACSKYFAGRTPRTDYRLTAAGRRALEKYLDEMEGLIRATRG